AAATACTCGTCTATTGATAGCCTACTTTCTCACTTCCCCAAACAAAACACCTGTTTATGAAGAAAACCCTCTACGCAATTGCCCTGATGGGCTTGGCTTTCGGGACCTCGTTGACGGCTGCTGCGCAAGGCACCCGCGATAAAGAAGTGCGCCAGCCCGTAGTGCGCGGCGGCGCCGACGAACTGCCGGAACGCTCGTGCGCCTCGATGGACGTGCTGGCCGCCCAAATGGCCGCCGACCCTTCGCTGGGCCAGCGCATGGCCAATATCGAAGCCCATACGCGCTCCTTCGTGGCCAATGCCGCCGGCCGCCGCACCACCGCCACCACGCCCATCACCATTCCGGTGGTAGTGCACGTGGTATACAACACGGCTGCCCAAAACGTATCGGACCAGGCAATTGCCAACCAGATTGCGGTACTGAACCAGGACTTCGGCAAAACCAACGCCGATGCCAGCCTGACGCCCAGCCTGTACGCCGGCGTGGCCTCGGCCGTGAACGTGCGCTTTTCGCTGCAGCAGGTAGTGCGCCGCCAAACCCGCACTACCTCGTTCAGCAGCAACGATGCCGTGAAGATTACGAAGCGCGGCGGCAGCGACCCGGTTTCGCCCGATAAGTACCTGAACCTGTGGGTGTGCAACCTGGGCGGCGGCCTGCTGGGCTACGCCCAGTTCCCTGGCGGCGCCCCCGCTACCGATGGCGTGGTGGTGCTGTTCTCGTCGTTGCCCGGCGGTACGGCGGCCAACTACAACCTAGGGCGCACCGCTACCCACGAGGTGGGCCACTGGCTGAACCTGCGCCACATTTGGGGCGATGCCACCTGCGGCAACGACTTTGTAGGCGATACGCCCACGCAGCAAACCAGCAACGGCGGCTGCCCGGCTTTCCCCAAAATCACCTGCAACAACCAGGGTGATATGTCGATGAACTACATGGACTACACCTACGACAAGTGCATGT
The sequence above is drawn from the Hymenobacter sp. YIM 151858-1 genome and encodes:
- a CDS encoding M43 family zinc metalloprotease encodes the protein MKKTLYAIALMGLAFGTSLTAAAQGTRDKEVRQPVVRGGADELPERSCASMDVLAAQMAADPSLGQRMANIEAHTRSFVANAAGRRTTATTPITIPVVVHVVYNTAAQNVSDQAIANQIAVLNQDFGKTNADASLTPSLYAGVASAVNVRFSLQQVVRRQTRTTSFSSNDAVKITKRGGSDPVSPDKYLNLWVCNLGGGLLGYAQFPGGAPATDGVVVLFSSLPGGTAANYNLGRTATHEVGHWLNLRHIWGDATCGNDFVGDTPTQQTSNGGCPAFPKITCNNQGDMSMNYMDYTYDKCMYMFTAGQAARMEAVFATGGPRAAMAAASTTAGVTKTSVYPNPATDVLNIGVRTSERATVTVYDIHGQVMRGARFDATTGQVNVEGLNKGLYRVTIADGQQVTQQSFVKE